A region of the Muricauda sp. MAR_2010_75 genome:
GTGTTGGACTGTGATTGGCAAAACCAAGTGAAACGGCGCCCCCATGCACCTTAATCAAGAGACTTTCCGCATCCAGTTCTTTAACATCGCGCCGGACAGTATCAATGGAAACATCCAGTTTCTCTGCCAAATCAGTCAATAATACCCGATTATGGAGCTCAACTTCATTAAGGATGGCATGTTGTCGTTCTTCTTTGAGCATTAAAGCCGCCATTATAATTCAAATTCAAAAGTAGAAAACTATTCCAGATTATGCTGTTCATATACGGAGTTATGTTGTCTGTCGATAAAAAAGCATAAAACTGCATACATATTGCAAAATACTGCAAATATAAGCTATATTTGTGGTGTTTAAACTCTTAATCCTGACAAATCATGCAAGAATTGGTCAAAAATCCGGCAAAACCAAAAGTTTTGGATTCGGAAACCGTGAAGTTTGAAAAAATCAACACGCATATCTACCAAGATTCCGACAGCGCATCTTGGTATGTTGCCAACGAGATTGCAAGTCTTATCAAACAAAAAGAAGAACAGGGCGAAAAAGCGGTTCTTGGTTTGGCCACTGGCTCCACTCCCACCAAAGTTTATGATTACTTGGTCCAATTCCATAAAGAAGGAAGGTTGAGCTTCAAAAACGTGGTCACCTTTAATTTGGACGAGTACTTTCCCATGGAACCCGATTCCATCCATAGCTATGTGCGTTTCATGAACGAACACCTTTTTGACCACATCGATATTGAGCCTTACAACGTTCATATCCCTGATGGAAGTCTTTCCAAGGAAGACATCAAAAAATACTGTTTGGATTATGAGGAGAAAATCCAAAATGTCGGGGGCATCGATATACAGGTTCTCGGAATTGGTAGAACCGGACACATCGGATTCAACGAGCCTGGTTCCTCATTGAGCAGTAAGACCCGTTTGGTTCGTTTGGATAGAGTTACTCGATTGGATGCAGCCAGCGACTTTTTTGGAGAGGAAAACGTTCCCCGAAGAGCTGTCACCATGGGGGTCGGCACCATAATGAATGCCCGAAGGATTATTTTGATGGCCTGGGGAGAAGGAAAAGCCCCAATTATACAACAAGCCGTTGAAGGGGAAATAAAAGAGTCGGTACCTGCTACGTTCTTGCAACACCACGACAATTGCGACTTTGTTTTGGATGACGCAGCTTCTTCCTTTTTAACCCGCGTTAAGACACCATGGTTGGTCACAGAATGCGAATGGGATGAGAAACTTATAAAAACCGCTGCTATTTGGTTGTCCGAAAAATTGGGCAAAGCCATCCTAAAGTTGACCAATGAGGATTACAACGAATACGGGATGGGAAATTTAATAGCCGAGGTTGGTTCCGCAGAACAAATCAACCTCTCTGTATTTAATCAGTTACAACGAACCATAACTGGATGGCCAGGTGGAAAACCCAATGCAGATGACAGCCAACGTCCTGAAAGAGCACAACCCCATCCCAAAACATCCTTGATATTCAGTCCACACCCTGATGATGACGTAATTTCCATGGGCGGCACTTTATTGCGTTTGGTTGATCAAGGACATAATGTCCATGTAGCGTATCAAACTTCAGGAAACATTGCTGTTTTTGACGATGAAGTCATCCGTTTCTTGGATTTTGCCACCGATGTGCAAAAAGAAAACAAAGAACTTAAAAAACAATTCAAGCAGGTTCGGGAGTTTTTGGCTTCAAAAAAACCTGGCGAAATTGATAGTGCAGAAGTCCAAAACTTTAAAGGATTGATTCGAAAAGGTGAGGCACTTTCGGCATGCCGTTATTGCGGTGTTTCCGAAGAAAACGCACACTTTTTAAACCTGCCCTTCTATGAAACCGGGGCAGTTCGGAAGAAACCAATCTCAGAAGAAGATGTTGAAATTACCTATAAACTGCTCAACGAAGTCAAACCCCATCAAATCTTTGCTGCAGGCGACCTTTCTGACCCTCACGGCACCCACAGGGTTTGTCTAGATGTCATTTTCAGGGCAATCCAACGCTTGCTGGATGAAGGTTCAGACTGGATTCGGAATTGTTATGTATGGTTGTATCGAGGTGCATGGCAAGAATGGGATATTGCAGATATGGAAATGGCGGTGCCCATCGGGCCCAAGGATATGGCGCGAAAAATCAACGCCATCTTTAAACACCAATCCCAAAAAGACAGTGCCATGTTCCCTGGAAACGATGAGAGGGAGTTCTGGCAACGTGCCGAGCAACGAAACAAGGATACCGCAAACCGATACAATGCACTGGGCATGGCAGAATATGAGGCCATGGAAGGTTTTGTTCGCTATCGATTTGATTCCAAATAACACATGTATTGAAAATTTCCATTAAGTAGTTTTAATTGTTTAATTCAATCAAAAAGGCCTACATTTATTTTTAAAGTAGGCCTTTTCAGCTTTTATGCGTACCATTTTATTCTTTTCGATTTTCCTCATTTTTTTAGCATCCTGTGCGGTTACCAAAACTCCAGAAAAGGAGTTTCGGGGCGTATGGATTGCCACTGTGGCCAATATTGACTGGCCCAAAAATCCCAACGATTCTTCTGAAAAGAAAAAGAAGGATTTTATCACCATTCTGGATTTTTATCAAGAGTTGAATTTCAATGCGGCCATTGTTCAGGTGCGAACCGCGGGTGATGCCTTTTACCAAACTGATTTGGCGCCTTGGTCCAAATATCTTTCGGGAAAAGAAGGTGAAGCTCCCCAAGGTTTGGATGACCCTTTACCGTGGATGATTAAGGAAACCCATAAAAGAGGTATGGAATTCCATGCATGGCTCAATCCCTATCGTGCCACATTTGATTTGGATACCATGAAGCTTTCCCGAGACCACGATTTTTACCAGCATCCCGATAGGATGGTGAAATACGGCAAAAAATACTACTACAATCCCGGATTGCCCAAGGTTCGGGAAAAATTTGTCAAAGTCGTGGAGGAATTGGTTGTGAAGTATGAATTGGACGCCATTCATTTTGATGATTATTTCTATCCCTATAAAATAGAAGGTGAAGTCTTCAATGACTCCCTTGCATTTCAAACCTACGGTTTGCCCAATCAGTCTTTGGAAGATTGGCGGCGCAGCAACGTGGATTCTTTGGTGAAAAATGTCTACCGCACCATCAAGAAAAATAAGCCCTGGGTACAATTCGGTATTAGTCCGTTTGGAGTTTGGAAAAACAAAAGTACCGACCCCATGGGTTCTGATACCCGTGCGGGACAAACCACCTTTGAAGATTTGTACGCGGACCCTGTACTTTGGGTCAAAGAAGGCTGGTTGGACTATTTGGCACCACAAGCCTATTGGAGTATGGACTACCCACCCGCTTCCCACAGAGCTGTAGGTTCTTGGTGGTCCAACGCCACACCTAGCACCAATCTGTATCTTGGCAACGGTACCTACAAGATCAAAAACAACAGTGACAAAGCTTGGGATAAAAAGAATGAGATTCCAAAACAGTTGACCTTTGCCAGAGACCAAAAAAATATTAACGGTAACATCTTTTTTAGCGCCAAATCTTTGATTGGCCAGCACAAAAAAGTAGTAAAGACCCTAAAAAGGAAATTCTACCGGTTCCCAGCTGAAAATCCTGCAACACCACAAAGAACTTCAAGAGAAATCCAGCTTCCCGGTATTGAATCCACTCAAAAGCAAAATGAAACTTTGAATATCTGTATCTCGCATACCGATTCGGTACCCAGATTCCTGAATTACTATCAACTGAATGCCGACGAAAAACAACTCATAGGAAAGGAGTATCTTTCCGAAAGTCAAAATTCAGGCTGTTTTCAGCTTAAATTGACTAAAAAACAACAAAGAAACGAAGTGGGCATTTCTATTTCCGATGCATACGGTAATGAAAGTGCTGTACTACCGTTGAATTTTTAAGATCATGAAAATGAGTGTCGCACCAAAAGACAAAAATGCTTGGTTATGGATTCCATTCCTCTATTTCACCCAAGGGATTCCCTATATCTTGGTAGTGACCGTTTCCGTGATCATGTACAAGCGGCTCGGTATCGGAAATGCTGAAATAGGACTCTATACCAGTTGGCTTTACCTACCTTGGGTACTAAAACCCCTTTGGAGCCCCATTGTTGATTTGAACGGTACCAAAAGAAACTGGTTCTTGCTCATGCAACTCGTAATTTCTTTGGCGTTTCTGGGCATAGGCCTCTTTGTTCCTTCCAATTCATTCTTTATCATCACCTTGGCCTTCTTTTGGATGGCCGCCTTTGCATCGGCAACAAATGATATTGCCTCAGATGGCTACTACATGTTGGGGCTCACCCAAAAGAAACAGTCCTTTTTTATAGGTGTGCGAAGTACCTTTTACCGATTGGCCATGGTTACTGGACAAGGATTGTTGGTCATTTTTGCTGGCTTTTTGGAAAACAAATATGGGGACAACACCAAAGCATGGTCCCTGACGATGATAAGTGCCGCGGCTCTCATGTTGGTATTGACCTTTGCCAATTTTTTTAGCGCTCCTAAATTTGAAAACGCTAAAATTGAACCTACCGAGAAACCTGAAGGTTTTTTGCAAGTTTTTGCCTCATTCTTTAAGAAAAACCAAATAGGAATTGCTCTCCTGTTCATCCTCACCTATCGTTTAGGCGAATCGCAATTGGTGAAAATGACCTCTCCATTTCTATTGGACAAATTGGAGGTGGGCGGCTTGGCCTACTCCACCGAAGCTGTGGGAACCATATACGGAACGGTGGGCATAATCATGCTATCCCTTGGCGGAATACTTGGCGGCATCTTGATTTCGCGAGATGGATTAAAAAAGTGGATGTTGCCCATGCTCCTAGCGCTTAATCTGCCGAATGCCCTCTATGCGATTCTAGCGGTAACCCAAACCACTAGCATTTTCGCAGTGGTAGGGACCGTAGTATTGGAACAATTTGGGTATGGATTTGGATTCACTGCTTTTATGATGTACCTCATCTTCATGGCTGAAGGTGTTTCAAAAACCTCTCACTATGCCATTGCCACAGGGTTTATGGCCCTCGGCATGATGCTCCCCGGAATGGTCAGTGGATACATTCAGGAATGGTTGGGTTATGATGGTTTCTTTATCTGGGTGGTGATAGCTGCCATCCCAGCCTTTTTGGTACTCAAATTCTTAAAGTATCCCGCCGATTATGGCAAAAAGACGAATGAATCCAATGCCTAAAAAAATCGTTCCATATTCCATTGCACAGTACGAACTGAGCCTTCAAGAAAAAGTGGGGCAATTGTTCATGTTGGCCGCTTTCATCAATGACACTGAAGAGGCGATTCAAGAAATGGAGCGATTGATTCAGAAACATCATATTGGAGCACTCTGCTTTTTTCATAGTCGGGCCAGTGCGGCTACGAATTTTGAAGGCAAGAAAGCAGTTGTTCACAATGAAAACAGTTATGACCGGTTAAAAGAACTCATCGCACGTTATCAAAACGCCGCAAAACATCCACTTTTAATAGCCATGGATGCGGAATGGGGCCTTGCCATGCGTATTGAAAACACACCCCAATATCCCTATGCCGTTACGTTGGGAGCCCTCCAAAATAACAATGAACTCATTTTTGAGGTGGGGCAACGCATTGGTTTGGATTGCAGGGAAGTCGGCATCCATTGGAACCTTGCACCTGTGGTAGACATTAACAGTAATCCTGAAAATCCAGTGGTTGGCTATCGTTCCTTCGGGGATGACAAAGAACAGGTTTATACCAAGGCAGAAGCTTATGTAAAAGGCATGGAAAGCACAGGAACACTCAATTCTATCAAGCACTTTCCTGGACACGGGGATACGGCCACCGATTCCCATTTAGACCTTCCTGTCATTGATAAATCCCTAGAAGATTTAAAGGATAATGAACTCTATCCATTTCAAAAGTTGATTGAAAAAGGAGTTGATTCTGTGATGGTGGGACACCTATCCCTACCCCAGTTGGATGCAAAGGAACCTTCGACCACCTCGTCAAAAATTATTACGGGCTTACTTCGAAATGAAATGTGTTATGACGGTGTGATTATTTCCGATGCATTGAACATGCATGCTGTTTCCAAAAAATATCCAGAAGCGGGCCAATTGGAAGCTGCTGCTTTTGCCGCAGGAATGGATGTACTTTGTTTTAGTGAAAACCCTGTGGAGGGCATCAAAAACATACTAAAAGATGCAACGGAGCCTCGTATTGAAGAGAGTTTTAAAAGAATGTGGCAGCTTAAAGAAAAGGTGCTTTTAAAACAAGGAGTGAATGTTCCTGAAGCTAAAAAACCTAGCGAACTGAACAAAATCATTGCTCAGAACGTGCTGACCGAGCTTTTTGGCAATCCTGAAAAAGTAGTGGAAATCAAAAAAGCTACTTTTTTGAACCTTTCTTTTGCTCCCAACAAATACAATGCTTTTTCTAAAAAATTGGAAGAGGAATTCAATCAAAAATCTTGGGAACTGTCCTCACAATTGCTTGAAATAAAAAAGGAACTGGACAAACATCAAAATGTGGTCCTGTCAATTTTTCCACAAACAGTGAAGCCTAAAAATCAGTTTGGTTTTGATTCTGGGCTATTGAATTTCATTCGAAAATTGATAGCGAAGAAAACTGTTTTGGTTTATCTTTTTGGCAATCCGTATGTGTTGGATATTTTAAAACTGCAAACTGATTCCAACACGGTTTTGGTGTATCAGGATTTTGAAGAATTTCAGGAAGAGGCGGCGAGTCATTTTAAAGGAGAGATCATGGTTAAGGGAAAACTTCCCATTCAACTAAAAACTTTTTGGGCATGAATACAGTTTATAAAGTCTTGGGATTGATGTCCGGTACCTCATTGGATGGGCTGGATATGGCCTATTGCCATCTGTGGGAAGAGAACGGTCATTGGAAATTTTCAATAAAGCATACCAAGGAGGTTCCCTATTCCGATGCTAGGCGGGAATACCTCAAGAATGCCATTTATTTATCCGAAGCAGACCATGCCCAACTCCATAAAGATTATGGCAAGTGGTTGGGCGAACAAGCCAAAGTTTTTATTGAGGAAAGTGGTATTGAGGTTGATTTTATTGCCAGTCATGGTCATACTTCGCATCATAGACCTGAGGATGGAATCACCTTCCAATTGGGTGATGGACAACTTTTGGCCAATTTTAGTGAGAAACAGGTAGTATGCGATTTCAGGACAAAAGATGTTGATTTGGGTGGACAAGGGGCGCCTTTGGTCCCGATTGGAGACCGCCTTTTGTTCCATGAATATGACTTTTGCCTGAATTTAGGGGGCATCAGCAATATTTCTTTTGAAAAAGATGGAGGGCGGATTGCCTATGATATTGGAATGGCCAACATGCCCTTGAATTACATTACCCACAAAATGGGAATGGATTATGATAAAAATGGAGCCTTGGCGCGAAGTGGAAAATTGGATGAAACCTTACTCAAAAAACTAAACAATCTGGACTACTACCGCCTACCCTACCCTAAATCCACAGGTTATGAATGGTTTACGGGAAAGGTCGTCCCTTTGATTGTAGCTTCCGAAAGTCCCGAAGCTGACCTTTTACACACTTTTATCCATCATAATTGTGAGCAAATAGCCGCACAAGTACACAAATACGCCAACTCATCTAAAAGCAGGTTACTGATCACAGGTGGCGGAGCCCTTAACCTGTTCTTCATGGATACCCTTCAAGAAAAACTAGGGTCAAAAGTCGAGGTAATCATTCCCAATACCACCTTGGTTTCTTATAAAGAAGCCCTGGTTTTTGCCTTGATGGGTGTGCTGCGGCTAAAAGGTATCAACAATGTACTAAAATCCGTAACCGGGGCTCGTAAAGATTCATGCAGTGGTGAAGTTCACTTTCCCGAAAATTCTTAGGCCGTCACCAGTCGTTTAGGCCTTTTTACCATCATAAAAATGATGAGGGAAAGCAAGCCACAAATACCCAACCCTACAAAAAGAGGCCACACGCTGTGTTCTACAAACTCGCCGATAAAGGTGGCAATAGGAATAGCCACTATGGTTGAAACACATCCGTTAATGGCCGCTCCAATTCCCGCAATATGACCGATGGGTTCCATGGCTATGGAACGGAAATTCCCCCACATAAAGCCCAAGCAAAAGAACTGCGCCGATAAGAATGGCACCAATACAAAAATGCTAGGGTTTGGAGAATTCAGAAAGAAAATGCTATACATCAAACCTATGATGGTAAAGGCCAAAGTAGCCATCCAGGATAACTTTCGCATACCAAAACGCATGACCAAAGTACCATTTAAGAATGTGGACAGACCAATGGAAACAGCTAATCCCGCAAAAATGTATGGGAAGACGTCTTTCAAACTATAGATATCTTCAAAAATATGCTGGGCCGAACTAAGATACACCAAAAAAGCGCCGGTCACCAGACCAGAAATTATAGTGAAAGCTACCGTTTCCCTGTACTTCATAAATTCCTTTAGTCCATCTATGAACACGTGACTTGAAAAAGGAATTTTATATTCGGGATGTAGGGTTTCAGGTTGTCTTTTCCAAAACCAAACCGCAACAATCAATGCAAAAATGAGTTGCGTATAAAAAATGGCCTGCCATCCAAAAGCATCTAAAATGACTTTCCCTATAGCGGGGGCCACCACCGGAACCAGGATAAAGAACGCCACTACGAAGGACATCACTTTGGCCATGTAATCGCCAACATACGTATCACGAATAATGGAAATTGCCATGGTCCTAGGAGCAGAAAGCCCAATTCCCTGCAAGATTCTTCCAACAATCATTACAACCAATGATGGAGCAAATAAGCAGATTACACTTCCTATCAAAAACAGTCCAAAACCTGCGTAAACAATGGGTTTTCGTCCATAGCAATCGGAAAGTGGGCCAAAAAACAACTGTCCCAGACCGAGCCCCAAGAAAATCATGGTGACGAGCATCTGATTATCCGTGGAATCCAAACTGTTTATGGCCACGCCGATATTGGAAATCGCAGGTAAAATGGCATCAATGGCCAATGCTACGATAGACATCAAAGCGGCCATAAGTGCAATAAATTCGAAGTTGGGTTTCTGATTTTCTTTTTGCATGCCGCAAAATTAGAAATACCCCATGGAATGGTGAAGCTTTTAAGAAAGTATTAGTGTTATGTTTTAATGCCTTCCCAGTAATTTAGATGTCAGCTACATTGGTGAAAATTGGTGTAATTCGTGTCAACCCTTTTACCCTTTATCCAAACAATAGATTCTTCACTCCGTTCAGAATGACATTTTTAAATCGGAGCTACAAAAAGCTTACAACGGAATATTCCCGTGCTTCCGTTTGGGTGGTTCTACCTGTTTCTTTTCCAACATTGCAAATGCTTTAAGCAATTTTCGCCTGGTTTCTTTGGGCAGAATCACCTCATCGATAAATCCACGTTGGGCAGCACGATAGGGATTGGCAAACTTTTCGGCATATTCGGTTTCCTTCTCTTTCAATTTGGCCTCGGGGTCATCAGCCGCAGCAATTTCCCGCCTGAAAATAATCTCACTGGCCCCCTTGGCCCCCATTACCGCAATCTCAGCTGTAGGCCATGCAAAGTTGAAATCGGCCCCAATGTGTTTGGAATTCATCACATCATAGGCACCACCATAGGCTTTTCTGGTAATGACGGTAACCCTTGGCACTGTGGCTTCACTCAGGGCATACAACAATTTAGCTCCGTGCATGATGATGCCACTCCATTCTTGGTCCGTGCCTGGCAAAAATCCGGGTACATCCACCAAAACCAATAGTGGAATATTAAATGCATCACAAAAACGGGTAAAACGGGCCGCTTTTCGGGAGCTTTTCACACCCAACACCCCGGCCAAAAACATCGGTTGGTTGGCAATGATTCCAATACTGCGACCTCCTAATCGAGCGAAGCCCACAATGATATTTTCTGCGTAGTCTTTGTGGATTTCGTAGAACGATTCCGAATCGATAACCCCATTAATGACATCGTGCATATCATACGGTTTATTGGGATTCTCAGGAACGATGCTCGACAGTTCTTCGCGAAGTTCCTCACCCAACTGATACTCTTGATGCGGGGGAAGCTCGGTATTATTTTGAGGCAAATATTCCATGAGTTTTTTGATATCATCCAAACAAGCGGCATCGTTGGGAGAGGTCTTATGGGCCACCCCCGATTTAACAGCATGCGCACTGGCTCCCCCCAATTCTTCCGAAGTCACCTCCTCATTGGTCACCGTTTTGACCACATTGGGACCGGTCACGAACATATAGCTTGTCTCTTCCACCATAATGATAAAATCCGTCATGGCCGGGGAATACACGGCTCCCCCGGCACATGGTCCCATTACCGCGGATATTTGCGGAATTACTCCTGAGGCCTGAACGTTTCGGTAAAAGA
Encoded here:
- a CDS encoding multidrug effflux MFS transporter, translated to MQKENQKPNFEFIALMAALMSIVALAIDAILPAISNIGVAINSLDSTDNQMLVTMIFLGLGLGQLFFGPLSDCYGRKPIVYAGFGLFLIGSVICLFAPSLVVMIVGRILQGIGLSAPRTMAISIIRDTYVGDYMAKVMSFVVAFFILVPVVAPAIGKVILDAFGWQAIFYTQLIFALIVAVWFWKRQPETLHPEYKIPFSSHVFIDGLKEFMKYRETVAFTIISGLVTGAFLVYLSSAQHIFEDIYSLKDVFPYIFAGLAVSIGLSTFLNGTLVMRFGMRKLSWMATLAFTIIGLMYSIFFLNSPNPSIFVLVPFLSAQFFCLGFMWGNFRSIAMEPIGHIAGIGAAINGCVSTIVAIPIATFIGEFVEHSVWPLFVGLGICGLLSLIIFMMVKRPKRLVTA
- a CDS encoding glycoside hydrolase family 3 protein, which codes for MPKKIVPYSIAQYELSLQEKVGQLFMLAAFINDTEEAIQEMERLIQKHHIGALCFFHSRASAATNFEGKKAVVHNENSYDRLKELIARYQNAAKHPLLIAMDAEWGLAMRIENTPQYPYAVTLGALQNNNELIFEVGQRIGLDCREVGIHWNLAPVVDINSNPENPVVGYRSFGDDKEQVYTKAEAYVKGMESTGTLNSIKHFPGHGDTATDSHLDLPVIDKSLEDLKDNELYPFQKLIEKGVDSVMVGHLSLPQLDAKEPSTTSSKIITGLLRNEMCYDGVIISDALNMHAVSKKYPEAGQLEAAAFAAGMDVLCFSENPVEGIKNILKDATEPRIEESFKRMWQLKEKVLLKQGVNVPEAKKPSELNKIIAQNVLTELFGNPEKVVEIKKATFLNLSFAPNKYNAFSKKLEEEFNQKSWELSSQLLEIKKELDKHQNVVLSIFPQTVKPKNQFGFDSGLLNFIRKLIAKKTVLVYLFGNPYVLDILKLQTDSNTVLVYQDFEEFQEEAASHFKGEIMVKGKLPIQLKTFWA
- a CDS encoding MFS transporter, with amino-acid sequence MSVAPKDKNAWLWIPFLYFTQGIPYILVVTVSVIMYKRLGIGNAEIGLYTSWLYLPWVLKPLWSPIVDLNGTKRNWFLLMQLVISLAFLGIGLFVPSNSFFIITLAFFWMAAFASATNDIASDGYYMLGLTQKKQSFFIGVRSTFYRLAMVTGQGLLVIFAGFLENKYGDNTKAWSLTMISAAALMLVLTFANFFSAPKFENAKIEPTEKPEGFLQVFASFFKKNQIGIALLFILTYRLGESQLVKMTSPFLLDKLEVGGLAYSTEAVGTIYGTVGIIMLSLGGILGGILISRDGLKKWMLPMLLALNLPNALYAILAVTQTTSIFAVVGTVVLEQFGYGFGFTAFMMYLIFMAEGVSKTSHYAIATGFMALGMMLPGMVSGYIQEWLGYDGFFIWVVIAAIPAFLVLKFLKYPADYGKKTNESNA
- a CDS encoding acyl-CoA carboxylase subunit beta, with amino-acid sequence MDPKIKALEEKMAQARLGGGEKRIEKQHQKKKLTARERIHYLLDEGSFEEMGILVTHRTTDFGMDKEVYYGDGVVTGYGTINGRLVYVYAQDFTVFGGALSETHAEKICKVMDLAMKVRAPIIGLNDSGGARIQEGVKSLGGYADIFYRNVQASGVIPQISAVMGPCAGGAVYSPAMTDFIIMVEETSYMFVTGPNVVKTVTNEEVTSEELGGASAHAVKSGVAHKTSPNDAACLDDIKKLMEYLPQNNTELPPHQEYQLGEELREELSSIVPENPNKPYDMHDVINGVIDSESFYEIHKDYAENIIVGFARLGGRSIGIIANQPMFLAGVLGVKSSRKAARFTRFCDAFNIPLLVLVDVPGFLPGTDQEWSGIIMHGAKLLYALSEATVPRVTVITRKAYGGAYDVMNSKHIGADFNFAWPTAEIAVMGAKGASEIIFRREIAAADDPEAKLKEKETEYAEKFANPYRAAQRGFIDEVILPKETRRKLLKAFAMLEKKQVEPPKRKHGNIPL
- the nagB gene encoding glucosamine-6-phosphate deaminase, which encodes MQELVKNPAKPKVLDSETVKFEKINTHIYQDSDSASWYVANEIASLIKQKEEQGEKAVLGLATGSTPTKVYDYLVQFHKEGRLSFKNVVTFNLDEYFPMEPDSIHSYVRFMNEHLFDHIDIEPYNVHIPDGSLSKEDIKKYCLDYEEKIQNVGGIDIQVLGIGRTGHIGFNEPGSSLSSKTRLVRLDRVTRLDAASDFFGEENVPRRAVTMGVGTIMNARRIILMAWGEGKAPIIQQAVEGEIKESVPATFLQHHDNCDFVLDDAASSFLTRVKTPWLVTECEWDEKLIKTAAIWLSEKLGKAILKLTNEDYNEYGMGNLIAEVGSAEQINLSVFNQLQRTITGWPGGKPNADDSQRPERAQPHPKTSLIFSPHPDDDVISMGGTLLRLVDQGHNVHVAYQTSGNIAVFDDEVIRFLDFATDVQKENKELKKQFKQVREFLASKKPGEIDSAEVQNFKGLIRKGEALSACRYCGVSEENAHFLNLPFYETGAVRKKPISEEDVEITYKLLNEVKPHQIFAAGDLSDPHGTHRVCLDVIFRAIQRLLDEGSDWIRNCYVWLYRGAWQEWDIADMEMAVPIGPKDMARKINAIFKHQSQKDSAMFPGNDEREFWQRAEQRNKDTANRYNALGMAEYEAMEGFVRYRFDSK
- a CDS encoding glycoside hydrolase family 10 protein, yielding MRTILFFSIFLIFLASCAVTKTPEKEFRGVWIATVANIDWPKNPNDSSEKKKKDFITILDFYQELNFNAAIVQVRTAGDAFYQTDLAPWSKYLSGKEGEAPQGLDDPLPWMIKETHKRGMEFHAWLNPYRATFDLDTMKLSRDHDFYQHPDRMVKYGKKYYYNPGLPKVREKFVKVVEELVVKYELDAIHFDDYFYPYKIEGEVFNDSLAFQTYGLPNQSLEDWRRSNVDSLVKNVYRTIKKNKPWVQFGISPFGVWKNKSTDPMGSDTRAGQTTFEDLYADPVLWVKEGWLDYLAPQAYWSMDYPPASHRAVGSWWSNATPSTNLYLGNGTYKIKNNSDKAWDKKNEIPKQLTFARDQKNINGNIFFSAKSLIGQHKKVVKTLKRKFYRFPAENPATPQRTSREIQLPGIESTQKQNETLNICISHTDSVPRFLNYYQLNADEKQLIGKEYLSESQNSGCFQLKLTKKQQRNEVGISISDAYGNESAVLPLNF
- a CDS encoding anhydro-N-acetylmuramic acid kinase, which encodes MNTVYKVLGLMSGTSLDGLDMAYCHLWEENGHWKFSIKHTKEVPYSDARREYLKNAIYLSEADHAQLHKDYGKWLGEQAKVFIEESGIEVDFIASHGHTSHHRPEDGITFQLGDGQLLANFSEKQVVCDFRTKDVDLGGQGAPLVPIGDRLLFHEYDFCLNLGGISNISFEKDGGRIAYDIGMANMPLNYITHKMGMDYDKNGALARSGKLDETLLKKLNNLDYYRLPYPKSTGYEWFTGKVVPLIVASESPEADLLHTFIHHNCEQIAAQVHKYANSSKSRLLITGGGALNLFFMDTLQEKLGSKVEVIIPNTTLVSYKEALVFALMGVLRLKGINNVLKSVTGARKDSCSGEVHFPENS